One stretch of Kogia breviceps isolate mKogBre1 chromosome 18, mKogBre1 haplotype 1, whole genome shotgun sequence DNA includes these proteins:
- the ZBTB45 gene encoding zinc finger and BTB domain-containing protein 45 isoform X1 — translation MGTLGQRGSLADLLLPTPARPVQMAAAEAVHHIHLQNFSRSLLETLNGQRLGGHFCDVTVRIREASLRAHRCVLAAGSPFFQDKLLLGHSEIRVPPVVPAQTVRQLVEFLYSGSLVVAQGEALQVLTAASVLRIQTVIDECTQIIARARAPAPGTPAPAPLPTPVPPPLAPAQLRHRLRHLLTARPPGHPGAAHTRKQRQPARLQLPAPPAPAKVEGSDADPALTAAPDDGGDDDDDETDEETDGEDGEGGGPGEGQAPPSFPDCAAGFLPAAGDGAREAPPAPAGLSDYGGAGRDFLRGTSAAEDVFPDSYVSAWQDGDQTAPEGCPAETPAPPDCVLSGPRPPGVKTPGPPVALFPFHLGAPGPPAQPPPAPSGPAPAPPPAFYPALQPDAAPSAPLGEAPAPPAAASAAPSTTPARAPGAEPPAYECSHCHKTFSSRKNYTKHMFIHSGEKPHQCAVCWRSFSLRDYLLKHMVTHTGVRAFQCAVCAKRFTQKSSLNVHMRTHRPERAPCPACGKVFSHRALLERHLAAHPAP, via the exons ATGGGAACGCTGGGGCAGAGGGGGTCCCTGGCTGACTTGCTCTTGCCCACACCCGCTCGTCCGGTGCAGATGGCGGCGGCGGAGGCGGTGCACCACATTCACCTGCAGAACTTCTCCCGATCCCTGCTTGAGACCCTCAACGGGCAGCGGCTGGGTGGGCACTTCTGTGACGTGACTGTGCGCATCCGCGAGGCTTCACTGCGTGCACACCGCTGCGTGTTGGCCGCCGGCTCTCCCTTCTTCCAGGACAAACTGCTGCTCGGCCACTCTGAGATCCGCGTGCCGCCTGTGGTGCCCGCGCAGACGGTGCGCCAGCTCGTCGAGTTCCTCTACAGCGGCTCGCTCGTGGTGGCGCAGGGTGAAGCGCTGCAGGTGCTCACGGCCGCGTCGGTGCTGCGCATCCAGACGGTCATAGACGAATGCACGCAAATCATagcccgcgcccgcgcccccgccccgggCACCCCCGCGCCCGCGCCCCTGCCCACGCCCGTGCCCCCGCCGCTCGCACCCGCGCAGCTGCGCCACCGCCTGCGCCACTTGCTGACCGCGCGCCCCCCGGGCCACCCTGGTGCCGCGCACACACGCAAGCAGCGCCAGCCCGCGCGCCTGCAGCTGCCCGCGCCCCCCGCGCCTGCCAAGGTGGAGGGATCGGATGCTGACCCTGCCCTGACAGCTGCCCCGGACGACGGCGgggacgacgacgacgacgagaCCGATGAGGAGACCGACGGCGAGGATGGCGAAGGCGGCGGCCCGGGTGAGGGCCAGGCGCCCCCTTCTTTCCCCGACTGCGCAGCCGGCTTCCTACCCGCGGCCGGGGACGGCGCGCGCGAGGCGCCGCCTGCGCCCGCCGGCCTCTCCGATTACGGCGGCGCCGGGAGGGACTTCCTCCGGGGGACTTCGGCTGCCGAGGACGTGTTCCCCGACAGCTACGTCTCCGCTTGGCAAGACGGAGATCAAACCGCCCCTGAAGGCTGTCCCGCCGAGACCCCTGCCCCACCCGACTGTGTCCTGTCCGGACCCCGCCCACCTGGCGTGAAGACCCCCGGGCCGCCCGTCgcgcttttcccctttcatctggGCGCTCCTGGGCCGCCAGCGCAACCCCCTCCCGCGCCCTCGGGGCCGGCCCCTGCGCCCCCACCCGCCTTCTACCCAGCGCTCCAGCCGGACGCAGCTCCCAGCGCGCCTCTAGGGGAGGCCCCGGCCCCACCGGCCGCTGCCAGCGCAGCCCCCTCGACCACCCCTGCGCGCGCCCCGGGTGCCGAGCCGCCCGCCTATGAGTGCAGTCACTGCCACAAGACGTTCAGCTCCCGGAAGAACTACACCAAGCACATGTTCATCCACTCGG GGGAGAAGCCCCACCAGTGCGCCGTGTGCTGGCGATCCTTCTCGCTGCGCGACTACCTGCTCAAGCACATGGTCACGCACACGGGCGTGCGCGCCTTCCAGTGCGCCGTCTGCGCCAAGCGCTTCACGCAGAAGAGCTCGCTCAACGTGCACATGCGCACCCACCGGCCGGAGCGCGCGCCGTGCCCCGCCTGCGGCAAGGTCTTCTCACACCGCGCGCTGCTGGAGCGCCACCTGGCCGCGCACCCTGCGCCCTGA
- the ZBTB45 gene encoding zinc finger and BTB domain-containing protein 45 isoform X2, whose amino-acid sequence MAAAEAVHHIHLQNFSRSLLETLNGQRLGGHFCDVTVRIREASLRAHRCVLAAGSPFFQDKLLLGHSEIRVPPVVPAQTVRQLVEFLYSGSLVVAQGEALQVLTAASVLRIQTVIDECTQIIARARAPAPGTPAPAPLPTPVPPPLAPAQLRHRLRHLLTARPPGHPGAAHTRKQRQPARLQLPAPPAPAKVEGSDADPALTAAPDDGGDDDDDETDEETDGEDGEGGGPGEGQAPPSFPDCAAGFLPAAGDGAREAPPAPAGLSDYGGAGRDFLRGTSAAEDVFPDSYVSAWQDGDQTAPEGCPAETPAPPDCVLSGPRPPGVKTPGPPVALFPFHLGAPGPPAQPPPAPSGPAPAPPPAFYPALQPDAAPSAPLGEAPAPPAAASAAPSTTPARAPGAEPPAYECSHCHKTFSSRKNYTKHMFIHSGEKPHQCAVCWRSFSLRDYLLKHMVTHTGVRAFQCAVCAKRFTQKSSLNVHMRTHRPERAPCPACGKVFSHRALLERHLAAHPAP is encoded by the exons ATGGCGGCGGCGGAGGCGGTGCACCACATTCACCTGCAGAACTTCTCCCGATCCCTGCTTGAGACCCTCAACGGGCAGCGGCTGGGTGGGCACTTCTGTGACGTGACTGTGCGCATCCGCGAGGCTTCACTGCGTGCACACCGCTGCGTGTTGGCCGCCGGCTCTCCCTTCTTCCAGGACAAACTGCTGCTCGGCCACTCTGAGATCCGCGTGCCGCCTGTGGTGCCCGCGCAGACGGTGCGCCAGCTCGTCGAGTTCCTCTACAGCGGCTCGCTCGTGGTGGCGCAGGGTGAAGCGCTGCAGGTGCTCACGGCCGCGTCGGTGCTGCGCATCCAGACGGTCATAGACGAATGCACGCAAATCATagcccgcgcccgcgcccccgccccgggCACCCCCGCGCCCGCGCCCCTGCCCACGCCCGTGCCCCCGCCGCTCGCACCCGCGCAGCTGCGCCACCGCCTGCGCCACTTGCTGACCGCGCGCCCCCCGGGCCACCCTGGTGCCGCGCACACACGCAAGCAGCGCCAGCCCGCGCGCCTGCAGCTGCCCGCGCCCCCCGCGCCTGCCAAGGTGGAGGGATCGGATGCTGACCCTGCCCTGACAGCTGCCCCGGACGACGGCGgggacgacgacgacgacgagaCCGATGAGGAGACCGACGGCGAGGATGGCGAAGGCGGCGGCCCGGGTGAGGGCCAGGCGCCCCCTTCTTTCCCCGACTGCGCAGCCGGCTTCCTACCCGCGGCCGGGGACGGCGCGCGCGAGGCGCCGCCTGCGCCCGCCGGCCTCTCCGATTACGGCGGCGCCGGGAGGGACTTCCTCCGGGGGACTTCGGCTGCCGAGGACGTGTTCCCCGACAGCTACGTCTCCGCTTGGCAAGACGGAGATCAAACCGCCCCTGAAGGCTGTCCCGCCGAGACCCCTGCCCCACCCGACTGTGTCCTGTCCGGACCCCGCCCACCTGGCGTGAAGACCCCCGGGCCGCCCGTCgcgcttttcccctttcatctggGCGCTCCTGGGCCGCCAGCGCAACCCCCTCCCGCGCCCTCGGGGCCGGCCCCTGCGCCCCCACCCGCCTTCTACCCAGCGCTCCAGCCGGACGCAGCTCCCAGCGCGCCTCTAGGGGAGGCCCCGGCCCCACCGGCCGCTGCCAGCGCAGCCCCCTCGACCACCCCTGCGCGCGCCCCGGGTGCCGAGCCGCCCGCCTATGAGTGCAGTCACTGCCACAAGACGTTCAGCTCCCGGAAGAACTACACCAAGCACATGTTCATCCACTCGG GGGAGAAGCCCCACCAGTGCGCCGTGTGCTGGCGATCCTTCTCGCTGCGCGACTACCTGCTCAAGCACATGGTCACGCACACGGGCGTGCGCGCCTTCCAGTGCGCCGTCTGCGCCAAGCGCTTCACGCAGAAGAGCTCGCTCAACGTGCACATGCGCACCCACCGGCCGGAGCGCGCGCCGTGCCCCGCCTGCGGCAAGGTCTTCTCACACCGCGCGCTGCTGGAGCGCCACCTGGCCGCGCACCCTGCGCCCTGA